From the Marispirochaeta aestuarii genome, the window AAAATGCACAGCGAATACCAACACTCTCCATGACAATCAGGAGTTCAAACCCGACCTGATTGTATTATTCAATTTTTTCTCAGGTATATTCTCCTGTTCCGGCATCAACAAGCACATGCCCGTCTTCGAGGACCGGGTTACCATCGATGGAAAGGGTCGGTCGCTGGAGTATGCCGTCGATATGCCCCTTGGCTTTGACAAGTCCGCCCAGATTCGCGCTGGTCCCTATGCCGAAATGTACCGTACCCCAGGCACCGTGGTCGTTGACGATGAGACCCGTGAGGGTTCTGATTCTGGGATTCAGCCCCAGGGCGAGCTGGGCAACATGGTACACACTTGGGTCCTTCTGGGCTTTCCAGAGGGTATCCAGGTTTCGGGCATCGGTGCCGCCCTCGACGGCAACCACGCTTCCGTTCTTTACTGTCAGTTTTATGGGTTCCCGAAGTACGCCCCGTTCAGCTCCGCGGAGATTAGGTACGGATCCGTCGATAACGATGCTGCCCTCCACGTTCACCGGGGCGATGTTCGCCTCGATGTTGGGGACCCCGGTAAATATACCCGGCTTGTCCGCCACACAGCAGTGGGAATTCCCCGGTCTGCCCTGAATATTGATGACAACATCGGTTCCCGCCGGATTGGTCAGCCGGACCTCGTTTCCGTCTCCCAGCATTTCGGCGACAAGATCGCAGAGGGGCTTCATTCTGTCAAAATCCTCTTCGATGCCCCCCTCCATGAGGATCTCGGGAGCACATCCGGCCATACTGACTATACGGGTTCCCTGCTTCAGGGCATCTTTAGTGGCGGCGGTATGGGCTATATCCCGCATGGTGGGAAAAATCACTATGTCCGCGGCGGCCATGGCCCCGGCGATGACTGCCGGCGGCTCTTCGCCGTCCCATTCCCGGGGCCGCATTACGGAGACCACGGTTTCACAGCCTGCGGTCTCCCCTGCGGCACTCAGAGCTTCCGCAACGGAGATCAGGGTCGGGTCGGTGATGATCAGCAGCTTCTCCGACTCTCTGGCCTTGACACAGCGACGGATTATCTTTTCAGCGCCCTTTGCCATCAGCATCGCGTTCATATGGACCTCCTCTGCTCCGGTTACACTATGGATTCGACCTCTTTTCCCACCATTACATCGATTATCTCCGCCGCCCGGGCTGGATTAAAAACACCGCAGATACAGCATTTCGCCAGCTCTTTTCCGGCGGCTTCGGAGCTCATGCGCCCTTTCCTTACCCTGTCCACAAGGGAAGTAATAAGATCAAAGGAGACAAGATGGTGTCCGCACATGGTGGCGATTTCCAGGACTTTCGGATTGGGCAGTTTTTCCAGCTTTCCTTTTATTCCCAGGGACTGGACAATAGTGTGGGGTTTAAGCTCAGCAGCCCTGCAGCACTCTTCAACATGGTCCATGAGACCGCCGACGGTAACCGACAGCCCAAGATCGGCCTTTTTCAGCTCCACAAGTACATCGATAAGCTGCTCCCGGGTACGATAAACCGCGTGAACAAGTTCGTTCTCCACCAGAATCTTTTTTACTTCCTCGTCCCCGCCCAGGGAGAATCGGCTGCCGCCCTTGGAATCCCCGATATTCACCGGGTCGTGACGCATGAAGATTTCAAGTGCTTTCTGCAGTTTCGGCAGAGAACCCTCGGAGTTCAAACCGCTGGAGGGCATGGCAAGTATCGTATAATCCTTTGCAAGGGACTCTTCGTTTCCCTGTCGGTGCAATGTATGTGTCATCTAATCCTTCCTTATTTTCTCAGGCTGATACAACAGGGGGCTTCCCCAAACCTACGTTGATCTTTGCGTTGGGACGATAGTAGATACCGGCTTCAGAAAGGAGTTCTTCCGCCTCCCAGACATCCCCCTTCCTGCAGCTGGCTACATCAAGGCTGAAGACCGTATCCATTGTTTTTGAGGTCTCCTCTATTACACGGATAACATCGAGGAAACGACTTTTGGGTACACTGATCTCGATAATGGCGGATATTACCTTTTCATCCAGGATCTCCGGGGGGAGTTTTCCTGTCTTTTTATCAATGAGATTTGTAAGGGGATTCTTCGGTTCGAACTCGACCCCTTCCTTCATGAGGGCAACGGACATTTTCTCAAGTTCCCGCAGCCGGGAACAGACCCCGGGTCTTCCCACTTCGATGGCGATACCGATATGACCGGGTTTGAAACGTCCGGTGACATCATTGGTCTTGATTTCTTCGGTTCCCCTGCCGGCGAGGCCGGTTTCCTTGTGGATATTCAGCGGATCGCTGTAGATGGCCCGTACGCTCCGGGGCCACTCCAGGGGCTGCTGATAAAAGGCATCCGACGGACAGACCTTTACCCGATAACAGACACCGCACTCAACGCACTCATCCAGGTTTATCTTTGCCTTCTTCCCCTCGATGTAGATCGCTCCTGCCGTACAATAGGGAACGCATTTTCTGCATCCTATACACTTATCCTGATCGATGAGCATATATTATCTCCTTAAAAATCCTTTCACTGTTCTCATGGTTCAGACCATTCGTTGAACAGCACATATCAGTCAGCAAGGATCATGCCAATTTCGGAAACAGAAACGCCAAAGGTAATTCTTTACACAGGTAGCAGTTATAAATGTCAGGGCGATGAATCCGGTGATTTCTTTCCGGCAGGGGCTCCTGGTTTGCACGCCTACATTGAAAACTTGCATAAATGCAAAAAATGTGTCGTGAAAACTCTAGGCCCGGGTCATTTTCTCCAGCACCTTGATAAGGTCCGATGTATCCGCATTCTCAAGCCCCAGCGACAGGGCGGACAGGTAGTACTGGTACGCCGCATTTACAACCAGAAGGGGAGTCTTGACCCTCCTTGCGTCATTTACAACAAGACCGACGTCCTTGATCATCTGTCCGAGCCCGCCGATGGACGCCCCGCCCTCGTTCACGCTTTGGGCTATGATGCGAAAGTAGTCGCTCCCTGCAACACCGCTGCCGGCCACTTCGCATACCAGCTTCGGATCCAGACCGCTCTTCCGTGCCAGGGTAATAACCTCCATGGTCGCCGCCTGAGTCGTTCCCACGAGCAGCTGGTTACAGTGTTTTACCGCCTGTCCAAGTCCCGGCTCCTCTCCGACAAAGGTGATCTTTCCCTGGACCTCCATAATAGCCCGACATTCTTCCAGGAAACTGCGGTCTCCGGCGGCTATGAGGGTCAGTGTTCCGGCTTCAATCCTGGGAGGGCCCCCCGTTACAGGACAATCGATAAATCCCACAGACTTTTCCGCACATTTGCGTGCCACCATCTCGAGGTTATCCCGATCGATGGTTGCCATGCAGATAACTCCAGTTCCCTCATGGGCACCGTCGAGAATACCGTCCTTTCCGGTAACCACGTCTATTACCTGCTGATCATTCAATACATAGACAATCACCTTGTCCGATTCTTCGGCTACTTTACGAATGCTGCTCATGTGATGCCCGCCGAAGGATTCGAACTCATCGATAACTTCCTGTCGCCGGGCGTAACCGAATACCTCGTAACCGGCTCCAATGTACTTTTTTGCAGCGACAATCCCCATTCGTCCCAAACCTATTATTCCCAGCTTCTCCGCCATGCGGTCCTCCCGTATTTCCAGAATATGATTCCAGTTATTATAAACAGGCTGCAAGGAACATGCCAATGAAAAGAGAATAATGAAAAACACACAATTTGTTGCATGGCAATATCTTAGCGGCAAATAGTTCGGGGATTCATTCCAGGAAAAAGGAAATTCTGTAAAAAGAGGTGCATATATGCAAAACTATTTGCGAAAAAGCACCTCTTCCGCGTCCAGATTGTATTTTCGCATTTTCCGCCATAGCGTTGAATTATCGATTCCCAGAAGGTCAGCGGCCTGCTTCTTGTTTCCCATGGTCTGACGCAGAGCGGCGACGAGAATACCCTTCTCCATCTTTGCGAAACTCTCACTGTTTATAGTGTCTATATAGAAAAGGTCGCCTTCCCTGTCGCTGCAGGCCTGAGTTTCATCGGTATCCAGAACCTTATAGACTGTTTCACAGTCGATCCCCCCGTCATTCGCAATAATAGCCAACCGTTCACAGATGTTTATCAGTTCCCTCACATTGCCCGGCCAGGAGTGTTCCGAAAGAACCGACATTGCCTCAGGGGAGACATCCGGAACCTGTTTTTTCATACGCATGCTGTTCTGTTCTATGTAGTTGCGAAGCAGCAGCGGAATATCCTCTTTACGCTCCCTCAGGGGGGGGATAGTGATTCTGAGAACATCCAGCCGGTAAAGCAGGTCCCGCCGGAAACGGTCTGAGCGAACAAGATCCTTGAGGGGCACATTGGAAGCAGCAATAACCCGCACATCGATGGGAATCACCCGGTCATGTCCAAGACGCATGATCTCCTTTTCCTGCAGGACCCGCAGGAGACGAGCCTGAAAAGGCAGAGAGAGCTCGGATACCTCATCCAGAAAAATCGTACCCCTGTGGGCGAGTTCGAAAAGCCCCGCCTTACCCGCCCTGGCTGCACCGGTAAAGGCCCCTTCGACATACCCGAAAAGCTCGCTTTCCAGAAGATGTTCCGGAATCGCCGCACAATTGACTGCCACAAAGGGCCCTTTACGTCTTTTGCTTGCGTTATGGATGCTCTGGGCAAACAACTCCTTGCCGGTACCGGTCTCTCCGTCAAGCAGAATATTTGAATCAGCCTCACTGTACTTCATGGCCAGTTCGATTGCTCCGGAAATAGCCTCGCCATAGCCGATAATGTCCTTGAAATGGTATTTGGCAGTCAGCCCCTTTTTGAACAGCTTCTGCCGTATACGCTCTTCCACCTCCTGGATGCGGGAGATCTTCTGAAAAGTAGCGACGGCGCCGACTATCTCAGAATCTATCTGGAGGGGAACACAGTTCGTGGAAATCATCGAGTCCTTTACATTATACAGCCCCTCAAGTTCCTCTTTGCCGGTTTCAAGGACCCTGGTAATACCGATTTCGGGCAACACCTCACCTATGGGACTGCCGATGAGATTTTGCTTCTCAGATTTCAGGATCTCCCCTGCCAGTTTGTTGAAAAGGGTGATCTTACCCTGCTCATCCACTGCTATTATTCCTTCGTAGGAATAGTCCATGATGGTGCGGAGCCGCTCGACCCGTGCTCTCTCGGCCCTGGATATAAGGGCAGTCCGTACGGCCTCGTCCACCGCCTGCCGGATGGATTCGTAGCCGGATTCGATCATGACAGCGGGAAAATGTGCCGCTTCCGCGATCTTGGTCACCATCAGACCGCCCACAACGGCATCCGCATCTCCGGCGATGGCCTGACGAACAAAGGAAGCGCCTTCCTCTTCGGAGGATACCTGATGCGCGACCAGCTCCACATCCATCGCCTTTCCGATGGAGGAAACACCGTACATGACGAAGGAGGAACCTATACAGGCGATTTTTTTTGCGCCGAAGCGTTCCCTGCATGCGTGAATAGCATGAACAATATCGTATCCGCTTATGGGCAGCTCAATAAGGGGAATACCGCTGTTGAGGCTGCGAATACTTTCGGCGGCGATACCCCTGGCAATGATGACATCCCCCTTGAGCTTGAGAGAGGGAACATCATGAACCTCAACCTGCAGGATGTTCTTTTTGATCCTCTCGAAGAGCGGATGCTCCTGAAATACCTTATGGACCAGTTCCATCATAGAGACGTAGGGAACACAGAACGTCAACTCGATCATAAGCAAACTCCGGCATATATGGTAGCATACTTTTTTCAGATAATGACCAGATAAACCATGGGTCTTTTCAGGTTCCAGGGTTGATCTGAAAACGGCTATATGGAAACCTTGCAATCCACCGCCGAGGTGCTATATAAAGAAACCACAGGAGGTCTCGGACAGCATGAAGAAGGTTGGGATTATCAGTGCCGGTGCCTGGGGTACGGCCCTGGGTAAAATAATCGCTGAATTGGGCAATGAAGTCGTTATGTGGGACTTCATGACGGACGTGGTCGACGACATTAATCATAACAATACCAACGGACGGTATCTGCTTGGTGTCAGGCTGCCTTCGAACCTGCAGGCAACCACGGATATTACCCTGGCCGCCGCGGACAAGGATTTTATAATTGTTGCAACCCCGTCCCTGTATATAATCGATTCGGTAAAAAAGATTGCCGCCATGCCGGGAGTACGGGAGGGAAACACCTTTATCGCTGTGGTAACGAAGGGTTTCATATCCGGCGAAGAAGAATCAAAACTCCTTATCGAGGCCATTGAAGAGTTTCTGCCGGAGACCTACAGGAACAACCTGGTCTACATCTCGGGTCCCAGCCACGCGGAAGAGGTTTCCCGGGGTAAGCTGACCGGGCTGATCGCCGCCTGCCCCAACGGGCGCAATGCCATACGCTTCCGGGAACTCCTGACCGGTTCCACCCTGATGGTTTTTCCCTCCCTCGATATAGTGGGGGTACAGACCTGCGGTGCCGTCAAGAACGTCGTTGCCATAGCCTTCGGAATGCTGGATGCGATGATGGAGTTCTCCGACAGTTTCGGCGACAACACCGAGTCTCTGCTTCTGGCTGCAGGCCTGAACGAGATCCAGCTTCTGGGAACAGCCCTCGGTTCCACCCACCCTGAAACTTTTACCTCTATTGCCGGTGTGGGCGACCTGGACGTAACCTGCCGCAGCCGTCACGGCAGAAACCGGCGTTTCGGCCGGGAGATCATCAAGGACAGGATACTCGCCCGCTTCAAGGATCTGGAGGACCTTATCCGTAATATTTCCAGCCTGGGATTCCTGCCCGAAGGAGCTGTGGCTGCAAAATT encodes:
- a CDS encoding NAD(P)H-dependent glycerol-3-phosphate dehydrogenase; the encoded protein is MKKPQEVSDSMKKVGIISAGAWGTALGKIIAELGNEVVMWDFMTDVVDDINHNNTNGRYLLGVRLPSNLQATTDITLAAADKDFIIVATPSLYIIDSVKKIAAMPGVREGNTFIAVVTKGFISGEEESKLLIEAIEEFLPETYRNNLVYISGPSHAEEVSRGKLTGLIAACPNGRNAIRFRELLTGSTLMVFPSLDIVGVQTCGAVKNVVAIAFGMLDAMMEFSDSFGDNTESLLLAAGLNEIQLLGTALGSTHPETFTSIAGVGDLDVTCRSRHGRNRRFGREIIKDRILARFKDLEDLIRNISSLGFLPEGAVAAKFVHEIARQRKLKLPICETVYSILNCEVNPSQAVSIMVENLGGALTQTIPDA
- a CDS encoding aminopeptidase, whose product is MNAMLMAKGAEKIIRRCVKARESEKLLIITDPTLISVAEALSAAGETAGCETVVSVMRPREWDGEEPPAVIAGAMAAADIVIFPTMRDIAHTAATKDALKQGTRIVSMAGCAPEILMEGGIEEDFDRMKPLCDLVAEMLGDGNEVRLTNPAGTDVVINIQGRPGNSHCCVADKPGIFTGVPNIEANIAPVNVEGSIVIDGSVPNLRGAERGVLREPIKLTVKNGSVVAVEGGTDARNLDTLWKAQKDPSVYHVAQLALGLNPRIRTLTGLIVNDHGAWGTVHFGIGTSANLGGLVKAKGHIDGILQRPTLSIDGNPVLEDGHVLVDAGTGEYT
- a CDS encoding NAD(P)-dependent oxidoreductase; translation: MAEKLGIIGLGRMGIVAAKKYIGAGYEVFGYARRQEVIDEFESFGGHHMSSIRKVAEESDKVIVYVLNDQQVIDVVTGKDGILDGAHEGTGVICMATIDRDNLEMVARKCAEKSVGFIDCPVTGGPPRIEAGTLTLIAAGDRSFLEECRAIMEVQGKITFVGEEPGLGQAVKHCNQLLVGTTQAATMEVITLARKSGLDPKLVCEVAGSGVAGSDYFRIIAQSVNEGGASIGGLGQMIKDVGLVVNDARRVKTPLLVVNAAYQYYLSALSLGLENADTSDLIKVLEKMTRA
- a CDS encoding indolepyruvate ferredoxin oxidoreductase subunit alpha, encoding MLIDQDKCIGCRKCVPYCTAGAIYIEGKKAKINLDECVECGVCYRVKVCPSDAFYQQPLEWPRSVRAIYSDPLNIHKETGLAGRGTEEIKTNDVTGRFKPGHIGIAIEVGRPGVCSRLRELEKMSVALMKEGVEFEPKNPLTNLIDKKTGKLPPEILDEKVISAIIEISVPKSRFLDVIRVIEETSKTMDTVFSLDVASCRKGDVWEAEELLSEAGIYYRPNAKINVGLGKPPVVSA
- a CDS encoding sigma 54-interacting transcriptional regulator; this translates as MIELTFCVPYVSMMELVHKVFQEHPLFERIKKNILQVEVHDVPSLKLKGDVIIARGIAAESIRSLNSGIPLIELPISGYDIVHAIHACRERFGAKKIACIGSSFVMYGVSSIGKAMDVELVAHQVSSEEEGASFVRQAIAGDADAVVGGLMVTKIAEAAHFPAVMIESGYESIRQAVDEAVRTALISRAERARVERLRTIMDYSYEGIIAVDEQGKITLFNKLAGEILKSEKQNLIGSPIGEVLPEIGITRVLETGKEELEGLYNVKDSMISTNCVPLQIDSEIVGAVATFQKISRIQEVEERIRQKLFKKGLTAKYHFKDIIGYGEAISGAIELAMKYSEADSNILLDGETGTGKELFAQSIHNASKRRKGPFVAVNCAAIPEHLLESELFGYVEGAFTGAARAGKAGLFELAHRGTIFLDEVSELSLPFQARLLRVLQEKEIMRLGHDRVIPIDVRVIAASNVPLKDLVRSDRFRRDLLYRLDVLRITIPPLRERKEDIPLLLRNYIEQNSMRMKKQVPDVSPEAMSVLSEHSWPGNVRELINICERLAIIANDGGIDCETVYKVLDTDETQACSDREGDLFYIDTINSESFAKMEKGILVAALRQTMGNKKQAADLLGIDNSTLWRKMRKYNLDAEEVLFRK